The Primulina eburnea isolate SZY01 chromosome 6, ASM2296580v1, whole genome shotgun sequence genome contains a region encoding:
- the LOC140835041 gene encoding hydroxyproline O-galactosyltransferase GALT6-like: MKRATSEALFSLTRGRSILMLVVLGILYILLVSFEAPFLFNNGFSSVFSEGYSSNNNGLLNPKAFMLESAENFEGRVAPFRPLDNVPHLDRPERKIKEFTQTFLSGLNFSSVRISESASEAFELGRRLWRELELKEKNSSYEGFSSNNNSSGLKGEDCPHSVTISGEEFSKNGRMAVFPCGLTLGSHITVVGKPKVAHDEANTKISVLREGQYLIVSQFVMELLGLKTVDGEDPPRILHFNPRLKGDWSGKPVIEQNTRYRMQWGTSHRCEGWRSRADEETVDGLVKCDKWIRDNENEGEKSKAAWWLNRLMGRTKKVDIDWPFPFAENKLFVLTLSVGFEGYHVHVDGRHVTSFPYRTGFAIEDATGLTLNGDIDVHSVFAASLPSSHPSFSPQKHLDFSGKWKAPPIPDKPAELFIGILSAGNHFPERMAMRKSWMQHKLIKSSKVVARFFVALHARKDLNAEVKKEAEFFGDIVIVPYMDNYDLVVLKTVAICAYGARTLSANYIMKGDDDTFVRVDTIFMEAKKVPANTSLYMGNINYYHKPLRSGK, encoded by the exons ATGAAGAGAGCGACTTCCGAAGCGTTATTTTCGCTGACCAGGGGAAGATCAATTCTGATGTTGGTTGTGTTGGGGATCTTGTACATACTTCTGGTGAGTTTTGAAGCGCCTTTTTTGTTCAACAATGGGTTTTCTTCGGTTTTTTCTGAAGGTTACTCTAGTAACAATAATGGGTTATTGAATCCGAAAGCTTTTATGCTCGAAAGCGCGGAGAATTTTGAGGGAAGAGTGGCTCCCTTTCGCCCCCTTGATAATGTGCCTCATTTAGATAGACCCGAGAGAAAAATTAAAGAGTTTACTCAAACTTTCCTTTCTGGCTTGAATTTTAGCTCTGTTAGGATTTCAGAGTCTGCAAGCGAAGCGTTTGAACTTGGCAGAAGGCTCTGGCGAGAGCTCGAATTAAAGGAAAAGAATAGTAGTTATGAAGGGTTTAGTTCTAATAACAATAGTAGTGGCCTTAAGGGTGAGGATTGCCCTCATTCAGTTACAATATCTGGTGaagaattttcgaaaaatgggAGAATGGCGGTGTTTCCGTGTGGGCTGACATTGGGATCACATATAACGGTGGTGGGGAAGCCAAAAGTAGCCCACGACGAGGCCAATACAAAGATTTCGGTGTTGAGGGAAGGACAATATTTGATTGTTTCGCAGTTCGTGATGGAGTTGCTAGGCCTTAAGACTGTAGACGGGGAGGACCCCCCTAGGATCCTGCATTTCAATCCGCGATTGAAGGGGGATTGGAGTGGGAAGCCTGTCATTGAACAAAATACTCGTTATAGAATGCAGTGGGGTACGTCACATAGGTGTGAAGGTTGGCGATCGCGAGCTGATGAGGAGACAG TTGATGGGCTGGTGAAATGTGACAAATGGATTCGAGATAATGAGAATGAGGGAGAGAAATCAAAGGCTGCTTGGTGGTTAAATCGGTTAATGGGACGAACTAAAAAGGTGGATATTGATTGGCCATTTCCTTTTGCCGAAAACAAACTGTTTGTTCTAACTCTGAGTGTGGGCTTTGAGGGTTACCATGTTCATGTTGATGGGAGGCATGTCACTTCATTCCCATATCGCACT GGATTCGCCATCGAGGATGCCACCGGATTGACTTTGAATGGAGATATTGATGTTCATTCAGTTTTTGCTGCTTCCTTGCCCTCCTCACACCCGAGTTTTTCTCCTCAGAAGCATCTCGATTTCTCTGGCAAATGGAAGGCTCCTCCTATTCCAGATAAGCCAGCGGAACTTTTCATCGGTATTCTTTCAGCAGGCAACCACTTTCCCGAACGTATGGCAATGAGAAAGTCTTGGATGCAGCACAAGTTAATCAAATCTTCAAAAGTTGTTGCTCGATTCTTCGTTGCTCTG CATGCAAGAAAGGATCTTAATGCTGAAGTAAAGAAAGAAGCTGAGTTTTTTGGAGACATTGTCATAGTACCATACATGGACAACTACGATCTCGTGGTTCTTAAAACTGTTGCTATTTGTGCATATGGA GCTCGGACTTTATCTGCTAATTATATCATGAAAGGCGATGATGATACATTTGTGAGAGTAGACACGATATTCATGGAAGCAAAAAAAGTACCTGCAAACACTAGCTTGTATATGGGAAACATAAATTACTATCACAAGCCTCTTCGTAGTGGTAAATGA
- the LOC140835040 gene encoding HIPL1 protein-like isoform X2 — translation MNISDSSCASLLKSILCARCDPFSAQLFRIDYVPRQVPVLCNSTISSNSPQSKQEITNFCSQVWNTCLNISMFNSPFVTGLQRRVGAPNSSNITSLTDIWQSQTDFCDAFGGSSDNNSVCFDGNPVNLTSVETPTPPNGICLEKMGNGSYINMVAHPDGSNRAFFSNQQGKIWLATIPQQGSGDTIQTDQESPFLDLTDEVHFDTQLGMLGLAFHPKFLQNGRIFASFNCDKSTNPNCAGRCACNSDVNCDPSKLGSDNGAQPCQYQSVIAEYSVNGTASQPSSAKSARPLEIRRIFTMGLPFTSNHGGQILFGPKDGYLYFMMGDGGGMGDPLNFAQNKKSLLGKILRFDVDNIPSATDVNQLGLWGNYSIPNDNPYVQDKELEKEIWALGLRNPWRCSFDSLRPSYFVCADVGQDLYEEVDLITKDGNYGWRKYEGPFTYAAPESPVGNTSAEAISPIFPVMGYNHSEVNSNQGSASITGGYFYRSMTDPCINGRYLYADLYASSIWTGFENPINSGNFSSNKISFTCANDSPISCTFAPNSPLPALSYIFSFGEDNNNDVYLLTNSGVYRIVRPSRCKYTCAKEIVESPGSDSPPRSKGDVLQDRYTVSMAFISILCLLIVNFG, via the exons ATGAACATTTCAGATTCTTCATGTGCTTCCCTTCTCAAATCTATCCTTTGTGCG AGGTGTGATCCATTTTCAGCCCAACTCTTTAGAATCGATTACGTCCCTCGACAAGTTCCGGTTTTATGCAACTCCACAATCTCATCCAATTCACCACAATCCAAGCAAGAAATAACCAACTTTTGCTCACAAGTATGGAATACTTGTCTAAACATATCCATGTTTAATTCACCCTTCGTCACTGGACTACAACGTCGTGTTGGAGCACCAAACAGCTCAAACATTACATCGTTAACTGATATCTGGCAATCgcaaactgatttttgtgatgCATTTGGTGGATCTTCCGACAATAATTCGGTTTGTTTTGATGGCAATCCAGTCAATTTGACCAGTGTAGAAACTCCCACCCCTCCCAATGGTATTTGCCTAGAAAAAATGGGAAATGGATCTTACATAAACATGGTTGCTCACCCTGATGGCTCGAATCGTGCCTTTTTCTCTAACCAGCAAGGTAAGATCTGGTTGGCGACAATACCTCAACAAGGCTCGGGTGATACGATACAAACCGATCAAGAATCTCCGTTTCTTGACTTGACTGATGAAGTTCATTTTGATACACAGTTAGGAATGCTGGGTCTAGCATTTCATCCAAAGTTTTTACAAAACGGGCGTATCTTTGCCTCGTTTAACTGTGATAAGTCAACGAATCCGAATTGTGCAGGAAGATGTGCATGTAACTCTGATGTGAATTGTGATCCTTCAAAACTAGGGAGTGACAATGGAGCGCAGCCTTGTCAGTATCAGAGTGTTATTGCTGAGTATTCCGTTAATGGCACCGCATCTCAGCCATCCTCG GCAAAAAGTGCCAGGCCTTTAGAAATCAGAAGGATTTTCACTATGGGACTTCCTTTTACTTCAAACCATGGGGGACAGATTCTCTTTGGACCTAAAGATGGATACTTGTATTTCATGATGGGAGATGGAGGGGGTATGGGAGATCCACTTAATTTTGCACAAAACAAGAAATCTTTACTTGGAAAGATCTTGAGGTTCGATGTTGATAACATACCGA GTGCAACTGATGTTAACCAGCTTGGTTTGTGGGGAAACTATTCAATCCCAAATGACAACCCTTACGTTCAAGATAAAGAACTCGAAAAAGAAATATGGGCTTTAGGACTTCGAAATCCTTGGCGCTGCAGTTTTGATTCCTTAAGGCCTTCTTATTTTGTATGTGCAGATGTAGGACAG GATCTTTATGAAGAGGTAGATTTGATCACCAAGGACGGAAACTACGGGTGGCGTAAGTATGAAGGCCCTTTCACTTATGCAGCCCCCGAATCGCCAGTCGGGAACACGTCAGCCGAGGCAATATCACCAATCTTCCCTGTTATGGGATATAATCACTCTGAAGTCAACTCAAACCAAGGCTCGGCATCAATAACAGGAGGCTATTTTTATCGGTCCATGACCGATCCATGTATCAACGGAAG gtatttatatGCAGATCTGTATGCAAGTTCTATATGGACAGGATTCGAAAATCCGATAAACAGTGGAAATTTCAGCAGCAACAAGATCTCTTTCACTtgtgccaatgactctcctataaGCTGCACTTTTGCTCCAAACAGTCCGCTTCCTGCCCTGAGTTACATTTTTTCGTTCGGTGAAGATAATAATAACGACGTTTATCTCCTTACGAATAGCGGGGTTTACAGGATTGTTCGCCCAAGTCGTTGCAAATACACTTGTGCTAAAGAAATTGTGGAGTCTCCAGGTTCTGATTCTCCCCCTCGTTCAAAAGGAGATGTGCTTCAAGATCGATATACAGTATCCATGGCCTTTATCTCAATTTTATGCTTGCTTATTGTAAATTTTGGCTAG
- the LOC140835043 gene encoding uncharacterized protein, with the protein MAMAAASATTNYLDNSLSPNQRSSSPNSAPRSFVVMSSKRKVNKYDPGWKKDWYGPGLFYEGSEELEVDVFKKIEKRKVLSNVEKAGLLSKAEKFGVTLSSIEKLGILSKAEELGLLSLLEKTADTSPSILASAALPLLVASVAAIVVIPDDSVALVVAQVVIAGVLALGGVGLFVGSIIVGELQEAD; encoded by the exons ATGGCGATGGCGGCGGCCAGTGCCACCACCAATTACCTCGATAACTCTTTGTCGCCCAATCAACGATCATCCTCCCCTAACTCCGCCCCGAGGTCATTTGTAGTGATGTCTTCCAAACGAAAG GTGAATAAGTATGATCCCGGGTGGAAAAAGGATTGGTACGGGCCGGGGTTATTCTACGAGGGCAGCGAGGAACTGGAAGTGGACGTTTTCAAGAAGATCGAAAAGCGAAAGGTGCTGAGCAATGTAGAGAAAGCGGGCCTGCTCTCCAAAGCAGAGAAGTTCGGAGTCACCCTCTCCTCCATTGAGAAGCTCGGGATTCTATCCAAGGCGGAGGAACTGGGGCTGCTCAGTTTACTGGAGAAGACGGCCGACACCTCGCCTTCCATCCTGGCCTCCGCGGCTCTGCCCTTGCTCGTGGCTTCCGTGGCGGCTATCGTCGTCATCCCGGATGACTCCGTGGCGCTCGTGGTGGCGCAAGTGGTGATTGCTGGGGTGCTTGCGCTTGGGGGTGTAGGATTGTTTGTTGGATCAATTATTGTAGGGGAATTGCAAGAGGCGGATTGA
- the LOC140835547 gene encoding isochorismate synthase, chloroplastic-like, translating into MATLAKHCTARFTDIKYVKSSKVSSPNPIACHSVHFDNHQKYKELSSLSMNGCQVDNPRAPIGTIETKTFPIAATPASAADRLNSAIYDLKSNPSQLESGIIRIEVPINEHIDALDWLRSQSLDPVLPRSYYSGRESSIIPSRHNNNEEKLVGVAGFGSAVSFSHLDEFSLNDWHSIKRFLSKSSPLIRAYGGMRFDARANISPEWQDFASFYFMVPQVEFDEFEGSSMIAATVAWDNRLSTTYEQHHKKNCV; encoded by the exons ATGGCTACACTTGCTAAGCATTGCACTGCCCGTTTTACAGATATCAAATACGTGAAATCATCCAAAGTTTCAAGTCCGAACCCGATTGCATGCCATTCGGTTCATTTCGATAATCAT CAGAAATACAAGGAGTTATCTTCACTATCAATGAATGGTTGCCAAGTTGATAATCCTAGAGCACCGATTGGCACCATCGAGACCAAAACATTTCCAATAGCTGCAACACCAGCTTCGGCAGCCGACCGTCTCAACTCGGCAATTTACGACTTGAAGTCGAACCCGTCACAACTCGAATCCGGGATTATTCGTATTGAG GTGCCGATTAACGAGCACATTGACGCACTGGATTGGCTTCGATCACAGAGCTTAGATCCTGTGCTCCCACGCAGTTATTATTCTGGTCGCGAATCGTCCATCATTCCCAGTCGTCATAATAATAATGAAGAAAAGTTAGTTGGTGTTGCTGGATTTGGTTCAGCCGTTTCATTTAGCCATCTCGACGAATTCTCTTTGAATGATTGGCATTCCATCAAAAG GTTCTTGTCTAAAAGCTCTCCACTGATCCGTGCTTATGGTGGAATGCGTTTTGATGCAAGAGCTAACATATCTCCCGAATGGCAAGACTTTGCGTCTTTTTATTTCATGGTCCCTCAG GTGGAATTTGATGAGTTTGAAGGAAGTTCGATGATCGCGGCAACCGTCGCATGGGACAACCGCCTTTCGACAACATACGAACAACACCACAAGAAAAATTGTGTTTAA
- the LOC140835040 gene encoding HIPL1 protein-like isoform X1, protein MGSIHFFTLVWFLMLLQFLDPCFALPLCTDSRAPFTSNSSLDFCPYNGATCCNSAQDLLLKQKFESMNISDSSCASLLKSILCARCDPFSAQLFRIDYVPRQVPVLCNSTISSNSPQSKQEITNFCSQVWNTCLNISMFNSPFVTGLQRRVGAPNSSNITSLTDIWQSQTDFCDAFGGSSDNNSVCFDGNPVNLTSVETPTPPNGICLEKMGNGSYINMVAHPDGSNRAFFSNQQGKIWLATIPQQGSGDTIQTDQESPFLDLTDEVHFDTQLGMLGLAFHPKFLQNGRIFASFNCDKSTNPNCAGRCACNSDVNCDPSKLGSDNGAQPCQYQSVIAEYSVNGTASQPSSAKSARPLEIRRIFTMGLPFTSNHGGQILFGPKDGYLYFMMGDGGGMGDPLNFAQNKKSLLGKILRFDVDNIPSATDVNQLGLWGNYSIPNDNPYVQDKELEKEIWALGLRNPWRCSFDSLRPSYFVCADVGQDLYEEVDLITKDGNYGWRKYEGPFTYAAPESPVGNTSAEAISPIFPVMGYNHSEVNSNQGSASITGGYFYRSMTDPCINGRYLYADLYASSIWTGFENPINSGNFSSNKISFTCANDSPISCTFAPNSPLPALSYIFSFGEDNNNDVYLLTNSGVYRIVRPSRCKYTCAKEIVESPGSDSPPRSKGDVLQDRYTVSMAFISILCLLIVNFG, encoded by the exons ATGGGAAGCATTCATTTCTTTACTTTAGTCTGGTTCTTGATGTTGCTGCAGTTTCTTGATCCTTGTTTTGCTCTTCCTTTGTGTACTGATTCAA GAGCACCCTTTACTTCAAACTCTAGCCTGGATTTTTGTCCTTACAATGGAGCCACCTGCTGCAACTCTGCTCAAGATTTGCTGTTGAAGCAGAAATTTGAATCTATGAACATTTCAGATTCTTCATGTGCTTCCCTTCTCAAATCTATCCTTTGTGCG AGGTGTGATCCATTTTCAGCCCAACTCTTTAGAATCGATTACGTCCCTCGACAAGTTCCGGTTTTATGCAACTCCACAATCTCATCCAATTCACCACAATCCAAGCAAGAAATAACCAACTTTTGCTCACAAGTATGGAATACTTGTCTAAACATATCCATGTTTAATTCACCCTTCGTCACTGGACTACAACGTCGTGTTGGAGCACCAAACAGCTCAAACATTACATCGTTAACTGATATCTGGCAATCgcaaactgatttttgtgatgCATTTGGTGGATCTTCCGACAATAATTCGGTTTGTTTTGATGGCAATCCAGTCAATTTGACCAGTGTAGAAACTCCCACCCCTCCCAATGGTATTTGCCTAGAAAAAATGGGAAATGGATCTTACATAAACATGGTTGCTCACCCTGATGGCTCGAATCGTGCCTTTTTCTCTAACCAGCAAGGTAAGATCTGGTTGGCGACAATACCTCAACAAGGCTCGGGTGATACGATACAAACCGATCAAGAATCTCCGTTTCTTGACTTGACTGATGAAGTTCATTTTGATACACAGTTAGGAATGCTGGGTCTAGCATTTCATCCAAAGTTTTTACAAAACGGGCGTATCTTTGCCTCGTTTAACTGTGATAAGTCAACGAATCCGAATTGTGCAGGAAGATGTGCATGTAACTCTGATGTGAATTGTGATCCTTCAAAACTAGGGAGTGACAATGGAGCGCAGCCTTGTCAGTATCAGAGTGTTATTGCTGAGTATTCCGTTAATGGCACCGCATCTCAGCCATCCTCG GCAAAAAGTGCCAGGCCTTTAGAAATCAGAAGGATTTTCACTATGGGACTTCCTTTTACTTCAAACCATGGGGGACAGATTCTCTTTGGACCTAAAGATGGATACTTGTATTTCATGATGGGAGATGGAGGGGGTATGGGAGATCCACTTAATTTTGCACAAAACAAGAAATCTTTACTTGGAAAGATCTTGAGGTTCGATGTTGATAACATACCGA GTGCAACTGATGTTAACCAGCTTGGTTTGTGGGGAAACTATTCAATCCCAAATGACAACCCTTACGTTCAAGATAAAGAACTCGAAAAAGAAATATGGGCTTTAGGACTTCGAAATCCTTGGCGCTGCAGTTTTGATTCCTTAAGGCCTTCTTATTTTGTATGTGCAGATGTAGGACAG GATCTTTATGAAGAGGTAGATTTGATCACCAAGGACGGAAACTACGGGTGGCGTAAGTATGAAGGCCCTTTCACTTATGCAGCCCCCGAATCGCCAGTCGGGAACACGTCAGCCGAGGCAATATCACCAATCTTCCCTGTTATGGGATATAATCACTCTGAAGTCAACTCAAACCAAGGCTCGGCATCAATAACAGGAGGCTATTTTTATCGGTCCATGACCGATCCATGTATCAACGGAAG gtatttatatGCAGATCTGTATGCAAGTTCTATATGGACAGGATTCGAAAATCCGATAAACAGTGGAAATTTCAGCAGCAACAAGATCTCTTTCACTtgtgccaatgactctcctataaGCTGCACTTTTGCTCCAAACAGTCCGCTTCCTGCCCTGAGTTACATTTTTTCGTTCGGTGAAGATAATAATAACGACGTTTATCTCCTTACGAATAGCGGGGTTTACAGGATTGTTCGCCCAAGTCGTTGCAAATACACTTGTGCTAAAGAAATTGTGGAGTCTCCAGGTTCTGATTCTCCCCCTCGTTCAAAAGGAGATGTGCTTCAAGATCGATATACAGTATCCATGGCCTTTATCTCAATTTTATGCTTGCTTATTGTAAATTTTGGCTAG
- the LOC140835042 gene encoding AAA-ATPase At3g28580-like, with the protein MMIMNPTRATPESWGTFGSAILTFIFFWDLIRRYCPPELRRYVERSGRRISEFFNPTIQISIHEYIASHMKPHEAYGIVEAYLSISSSKDAKKLKAEMAGETETKLVLSMDENEKTTDEFNGAQVVWISGKVPSPPQTSSFTYHRETEKRYYKLKFHRRYKKLITESYLEHVVKTGKDRIQERNRQRKLYTNGYSKSYWSHIVFKHPATFETLAMEREKKEEIIEDLLSFTKSRDFYQRIGKAWKRGYLLYGPPGTGKSTMIAAMANFLDYDVYDFELTSVKNNTELRKLLAETTSRSIIVIEDIDCSLDLTGERKNKMEKSGETETEIIKKPSSRRDREAESGSQVTLSGLLNFIDGLWSSCAGERVIVFTTNHVEKLDPALTRRGRMDKHIEFSYCKFEGFKVLAKNYLNLEEHPMFESVQELMEKVKITPADVAENLMPKSAKEGPDECLQSLINALKEVQAKETNEVVAAAEQENHQQLVI; encoded by the coding sequence ATGATGATCATGAATCCAACCAGAGCGACGCCGGAGTCGTGGGGAACCTTTGGATCGGCGATCTTAACGTTTATCTTTTTCTGGGACCTGATTCGAAGATACTGTCCCCCAGAGCTCCGGCGGTACGTCGAGAGAAGTGGCCGCAGAATCTCTGAATTCTTTAATCCTACTATTCAAATCTCCATCCACGAATACATAGCCAGCCACATGAAACCTCACGAAGCCTATGGCATAGTTGAGGCCTATCTTAGTATCAGTTCATCAAAAGATGCTAAAAAACTCAAAGCAGAGATGGCTGGAGAAACTGAAACTAAGCTCGTTTTAAGCATggatgaaaatgagaaaactacGGATGAGTTTAATGGAGCTCAAGTGGTGTGGATTTCGGGTAAAGTTCCGAGTCCTCCGCAAACGTCGTCTTTTACTTACCACCGGGAGACGGAGAAGAGATATTACAAGCTTAAATTCCACAGACGATACAAGAAGTTGATAACCGAGTCGTATTTGGAACACGTCGTGAAGACGGGAAAGGATCGTATTCAAGAAAGAAACAGGCAGAGAAAGCTGTACACAAATGGTTACAGTAAGTCGTATTGGAGTCATATTGTGTTCAAGCATCCGGCTACGTTCGAGACTCTTGCGATGGAGCGGGAGAAGAAGGAGGAGATCATTGAGGATCTTTTGAGTTTTACCAAGAGTAGAGATTTCTATCAAAGGATCGGGAAGGCCTGGAAAAGGGGTTATCTACTGTATGGCCCGCCTGGAACTGGGAAATCGACGATGATTGCTGCGATGGCCAATTTTCTGGACTACGATGTTTACGATTTCGAGCTTACATCCGTGAAAAATAACACTGAGCTGAGAAAGCTTCTGGCAGAGACGACGAGTAGGTCCATTATAGTGATCGAAGATATAGACTGCTCGCTGGATTTGACAGGCGAAAGGAAGAATAAAATGGAGAAATCTGGAGAAACAGAGACCGAAATTATCAAGAAACCGAGCTCTCGTAGAGACAGAGAAGCTGAGAGTGGCAGCCAAGTCACCCTATCAGGGCTGCTGAACTTTATAGATGGGCTGTGGTCATCCTGTGCAGGGGAGAGAGTAATTGTGTTCACAACCAACCATGTAGAGAAGCTTGATCCGGCTCTCACCAGGCGGGGTCGAATGGACAAGCACATCGAGTTTTCCTACTGTAAATTCGAGGGATTTAAGGTTCTTGCCAAGAATTACCTCAATCTCGAAGAGCATCCAATGTTCGAATCAGTTCAGGAGTTGATGGAGAAGGTTAAAATAACTCCGGCGGATGTTGCCGAGAATCTGATGCCGAAGTCTGCAAAGGAAGGTCCAGATGAATGCCTTCAAAGTCTGATCAATGCTCTGAAAGAAGTGCAGGCAAAAGAGACCAACGAAGTAGTGGCGGCTGCTGAACAAGAGAATCACCAACAACTTGTAATATAA
- the LOC140835044 gene encoding DNA-directed RNA polymerases II, IV and V subunit 11: MNAPDRYERFVVPEGTSKVSYERDTKIINAASFTVEREDHTIGNILRMQLHRDENVLFAGYKLPHPLQYKIIVRIHTTSQSSPMQAYNQAINDLDKELDHLKNEFEMELARHSGKQPREY, from the exons ATGAATGCTCCTGATCGTTACGAGCGCTTTGTCGTTCCTGAAGGAACCTCCAA GGTTTCGTACGAAAGGGACACCAAAATCATCAATGCAGCATCATTTACCGTTGAGCGAGAGGACCACACCATTGGAAACATCCTCCGCAT GCAGCTGCACAGGGATGAAAATGTACTTTTTGCTGGCTACAAGTTACCTCATCCCCTCCAGTACAAAATCATTGTCAGG ATCCACACCACCAGCCAATCTTCCCCCATGCAAGCATATAATCAGGCTATCAATGATCTGGATAAGGAGCTTGATCATCTGAAGAATGAATTTGAG ATGGAGTTGGCAAGGCACAGTGGGAAGCAACCAAGGGAGTATTAA